One Bradyrhizobium zhanjiangense DNA segment encodes these proteins:
- a CDS encoding flavin monoamine oxidase family protein, translated as MTSLPSSVDVAIIGAGAAGLGAAHALAGSGLSVVVLEARNRLGGRAWTVQASPEVIFDVGCGWLHSADKNSFAPIAKQLGFELNTALPPWRERAFGNAFPQTERDDFMRAMEAFYERLWQAAQKSKDEPASLSLEPGNRWNPMIDAVSTYVNGCELEDMSTLDWDAYEDSDLNWRVRRGYGALIAAYGAPVTVALSCNVTLVDHSGQRIRLETSRGTLTADKVIVTVPTNLIADETIRFSPPLPTKIDAAAGLPLGVDDKVTLALDSAEAFPTEGNLRGATMRTEMGTYHIRPFGQPCIEGFFGGSFARELEDAGEGAIAAQSIDEIAGLVGNDIRRKLRPLYESRWARDPFARGAYSHALPGHAGDRAVLAAPVEGRLFFAGEATSPNFFTTAHGARDSGERAANEALAALRKP; from the coding sequence ATGACCTCCCTCCCCTCCTCCGTCGACGTCGCGATCATCGGCGCCGGTGCCGCCGGCCTCGGCGCCGCGCACGCGCTGGCGGGCTCCGGCCTTTCCGTGGTCGTGCTGGAGGCGCGTAACCGGCTAGGCGGCCGCGCCTGGACGGTGCAGGCCTCGCCCGAGGTCATCTTCGACGTCGGCTGCGGCTGGCTGCACTCGGCCGATAAGAACTCGTTCGCTCCAATCGCGAAGCAGCTCGGTTTCGAGCTCAACACGGCCCTGCCGCCCTGGCGCGAGCGCGCCTTCGGCAACGCCTTTCCGCAAACCGAGCGCGACGATTTCATGCGCGCGATGGAGGCGTTCTACGAGCGCCTCTGGCAGGCCGCGCAAAAGAGCAAGGACGAACCCGCGAGCCTGAGCCTCGAGCCGGGCAACCGTTGGAATCCGATGATCGACGCGGTCTCGACCTACGTCAATGGCTGCGAATTGGAGGACATGTCGACGCTGGACTGGGACGCCTATGAGGACAGTGACCTCAACTGGCGCGTCCGCCGCGGCTATGGCGCGCTGATCGCCGCCTATGGCGCGCCGGTCACGGTGGCCCTGAGCTGCAACGTTACATTGGTCGATCATTCCGGTCAGCGCATCCGGCTCGAAACATCGCGGGGCACGCTGACCGCGGACAAGGTGATCGTCACCGTCCCGACCAATCTGATCGCCGACGAGACGATCCGCTTTTCACCACCGTTGCCGACCAAGATCGATGCAGCCGCAGGCCTGCCGCTCGGCGTCGACGACAAGGTGACGCTGGCGCTCGATAGCGCCGAAGCCTTCCCGACCGAAGGTAATCTGCGCGGCGCCACCATGCGCACCGAGATGGGCACCTACCACATCCGCCCGTTCGGCCAGCCCTGCATCGAAGGCTTTTTCGGCGGCAGCTTTGCGCGCGAGCTGGAAGACGCGGGCGAAGGCGCCATTGCCGCGCAGAGCATCGACGAGATCGCGGGCCTTGTCGGCAACGACATCAGGCGCAAGCTGAGGCCGCTGTATGAATCGCGCTGGGCGCGCGATCCCTTCGCCAGAGGCGCCTATTCGCATGCGCTGCCGGGGCACGCCGGGGATCGTGCTGTGCTGGCTGCGCCGGTGGAAGGGCGACTGTTCTTCGCGGGAGAAGCGACGTCGCCGAATTTCTTCACGACGGCGCATGGGGCGCGGGACAGCGGGGAGCGCGCGGCCAACGAGGCGCTCGCGGCCCTTCGCAAGCCCTAG
- a CDS encoding SDR family oxidoreductase, with product MSKRTILLFGASGLIGRFVTDDLRARGLRVVGVARKLSPAQQMSAQDIELPVLILDAAALARVLTEHAVDVVVNCLGVLQDRPGSDTNAVHRDFVARLLQAIGDSGRAIRLVHISIPGVVEADRTAFATTKRDAERLIAASGIPHAILRPGFLVAPSAYGGSAMLRALAAFPLDLPDKEMATLFQPVAVEDIAATIAWLAARDIDDTSLKAVSWDLMQAEPVTIAGVIKQFRHAFGTATWRRLVMPAFLLDLGAKIGDFANHLGWMPPLRSTAIAELRRGVTGDPSAWIAATGIAPKTLAETIGRHPASIQDKWFARLFLIKALIFASLVAFWLVSGFIALFVSYRAAAGILTAHNFPPALVDPITIGTSLMDMSIGVLIAFRRTAAIGLVAGIVASLGYMVGAAILTPDLWIEPLGALVKTGPAIVLMLVALLTLDNR from the coding sequence ATGAGTAAGCGAACCATCTTGCTGTTCGGCGCCTCCGGCCTGATCGGCCGCTTCGTCACCGACGATCTGCGTGCGCGTGGCCTTCGTGTTGTCGGCGTGGCACGTAAGCTGTCGCCGGCGCAGCAGATGAGCGCGCAGGACATCGAGCTGCCGGTCCTCATCCTGGATGCGGCTGCGCTGGCGCGAGTGCTCACCGAGCATGCCGTCGATGTCGTCGTGAACTGCCTCGGCGTGCTCCAGGACAGGCCCGGCAGCGACACAAATGCCGTGCATCGTGATTTCGTCGCGCGCCTGCTTCAGGCAATTGGCGATAGCGGCCGTGCGATCCGTCTGGTGCACATCTCGATCCCTGGCGTGGTGGAGGCGGATCGCACCGCCTTCGCAACGACCAAACGCGACGCCGAGCGTTTGATCGCGGCCTCCGGCATTCCCCATGCCATCCTGCGACCGGGCTTCCTGGTTGCGCCGTCAGCCTATGGCGGCAGCGCCATGCTGCGTGCGCTGGCCGCTTTTCCGCTCGACCTGCCGGACAAGGAAATGGCGACGCTCTTCCAGCCCGTCGCGGTCGAGGACATCGCCGCCACCATCGCCTGGCTCGCTGCGCGCGACATCGACGACACCTCCTTGAAAGCCGTGAGCTGGGACCTGATGCAGGCAGAGCCGGTCACGATAGCCGGAGTCATCAAGCAGTTTCGCCACGCGTTCGGCACGGCCACCTGGCGGCGTCTCGTGATGCCGGCCTTCCTGCTCGATCTCGGCGCCAAAATCGGCGATTTTGCCAATCATCTTGGCTGGATGCCACCGCTGCGTTCCACGGCCATTGCCGAGCTGCGCCGTGGCGTGACCGGCGATCCCTCGGCGTGGATCGCAGCCACGGGCATCGCGCCGAAGACATTGGCTGAGACGATCGGTCGCCATCCGGCAAGTATCCAGGACAAATGGTTCGCGCGGCTGTTCCTGATCAAGGCGCTGATCTTCGCAAGCCTGGTCGCATTCTGGCTCGTCTCGGGCTTCATCGCACTGTTTGTGTCCTATCGTGCCGCCGCCGGCATCCTGACCGCGCATAACTTTCCGCCTGCGCTGGTCGATCCCATCACCATCGGCACCAGCCTGATGGATATGAGCATCGGCGTGCTGATCGCCTTCCGCCGCACCGCGGCGATCGGGCTCGTTGCAGGCATCGTCGCCTCGCTGGGCTACATGGTGGGTGCAGCCATCCTCACGCCCGATCTTTGGATAGAGCCGCTCGGCGCACTGGTGAAGACCGGGCCGGCGATCGTGCTAATGCTTGTGGCTCTCTTGACGCTGGATAATCGCTGA
- a CDS encoding thiol-disulfide oxidoreductase DCC family protein: protein MSKWPDDNVILYDGVCIFCSRWVRFVATRDTAKRFRFTPIQSDYEKRLARTFGIDPDDPDTNALVHGGEVFMKSDAALTVLSLLPGWGWVRALFAVPRLLRDPVYSLVARNRYRIFGKYDTCFVPDADLRARVIE from the coding sequence ATGAGCAAATGGCCCGACGACAACGTGATCCTGTATGACGGCGTCTGCATCTTCTGCTCGCGCTGGGTTCGCTTCGTGGCGACCCGCGACACGGCGAAGCGGTTTCGCTTCACGCCGATCCAGTCGGACTACGAGAAACGGCTCGCGCGAACGTTTGGTATCGACCCCGATGATCCCGATACCAACGCCCTAGTCCATGGCGGCGAGGTGTTCATGAAGTCGGACGCCGCGCTGACCGTGTTGTCGCTGCTCCCCGGCTGGGGCTGGGTGCGCGCGTTGTTCGCCGTGCCGAGACTCTTAAGAGACCCCGTCTACAGCCTCGTCGCACGCAACCGCTATCGCATCTTCGGCAAGTATGACACCTGCTTCGTGCCCGATGCCGATTTGCGGGCGAGGGTGATCGAGTGA
- a CDS encoding DUF2269 family protein, which yields MTLYFLVKFLHVLGAIVILGTGTGIAFFMLMAHRTNDAEFIARTAAVVVIADAIFTLSAVILQPVTGGLLMMLSATSLTERWLLASLALYAVAGLFWVPVVFMQIEMRDLARKAAEQCNALPERYFVLFRRWFIFGFPGFGATMLILWLMIAKPF from the coding sequence ATGACGCTGTATTTCCTGGTCAAATTCCTGCATGTGCTCGGCGCGATCGTCATCCTCGGCACCGGAACCGGCATCGCCTTCTTCATGCTGATGGCGCATCGCACGAACGACGCGGAGTTCATTGCGCGCACTGCCGCTGTGGTCGTGATCGCGGATGCGATCTTCACGCTGTCGGCCGTGATCCTGCAGCCGGTCACGGGTGGCCTGCTGATGATGCTCTCGGCGACGTCGCTCACTGAGCGCTGGCTCCTGGCTTCGCTAGCGCTGTATGCCGTCGCGGGCCTGTTCTGGGTCCCCGTCGTCTTCATGCAGATCGAGATGCGCGACCTCGCGCGCAAGGCGGCCGAACAGTGCAACGCGCTTCCGGAGCGCTATTTCGTTCTGTTCCGCCGCTGGTTCATATTCGGCTTCCCCGGCTTCGGCGCGACGATGCTGATCCTCTGGCTGATGATCGCAAAACCGTTTTGA